Genomic segment of Gemmatimonadota bacterium:
ATGATACATGGCGACGCCCAGGAGAAACCCCGCTACGAGACTCATGACCAGTTGCGTCCTGGTATGGGTCATAGTGACGATGGCCGAGAGCTTGCCGCCGAGCAGGGACACGGTGAAGATCGCCGCCGAATATACGAGGAGGAGCAACAGGATATCGTTCATCTAGAAGAAAATCATGAGCAGGGCAATGGTGATCAGGCCGCCGACCATGAACCCCAACGCGCTTACGACCCCGGAAACGGTGGCCGAATCCGCAAGGCGGAAGGTCTGTTCTTCTATGGTAAACAAGACCTGTGAGCGGTTGATTTCACCGTCGACGAATCGTTTAAGCGCCTTTTCGGCGCCGTGGGCTTCCTTCACGGAAACCACAGCCACCAGGATCATCGTCATGGCGGAGGCCAGGGTGCCCAGGGCGAAGGCAAGCAGCGATAGCAGGCTGAACCAGTGGTAGGAGGAACCCTGGTCGCCCGTCGCCGCGCTCATGAAGCCGATGATCAGCGCGGCGCCGCCCGCGTTGCCGAACAAAAGAAGGCGGGCCGATTCGGTGATCATTCTGAACATGGTGCCGCGTCGGAGCGCAACGACCTTGTATAGTTCGCGCAGCCACTCCTCGCCGATTTCCTCGACGGTGAACTCATCTACCTTCTTCAATGGCTGTACCTCGCTTGCAAGTTGTTATTCGCCCAGGTTGGTGAGCCGGATATAGGTGGATCCGGCATTCGTACCCGGCGGAAATTCCAGGCTCCAGTCGTCCAGCATGACTTTTTCGGGCGACAGCGCGACACTCAGGAAGTGCTCCCTGGTCAATTCGCCGCCCATGCGTTCGAGCACGTCGATGACGTATCTTCCGAGGATGTAACCTTCAAAGGCCACCTCGTTCACCAGGGTCGCCACGGATTCAGCCTGGCCGTATTCCGGCCGCAACGCGTTTCTGAACCGTCGTGCGATCCGGCTGCTGTTGCTGTTCGGGTCCGGAATCACCTCGGTCACCAGGATCCTTTCACTGCGGTTTTCCACCATCTTTTTCAGTTCCTGGGAAAGGACGAATGAGAGATTTGCCACGATGTAGTCGTGACCCAGCGAGTGGGACAGGTTAATGATCTCGGAGTTCGCGGCGTACGACCCCACGATCAATATGGCATCGAGGTCTGCCTTGGAGATCATGAACAGGCCCGCGTGGACCGCGTGGGTATTCCGTGAATGGGCGGTCTTGGCAAGTATCGGGAGGTCATGGGCTTCGAGGGCGATCTGGAAGTTCTTCAGTACCGATCGGCCGAAGGAATCGTCCTGGTAAATCACGCCGAACCGGTTCTTGCCCAGGTCGTTTACGATGTAATCGACCATGGTCACGACTTCGTCCAGGTACGCCGCCCGCAGGTTGACGACGTTGGGGAACCGGTCGAAATTGCGGAGAAAATCCGCACCGGTGAAGGGCCCGACAAAGGGGATGTCGGCACTGCGCAGCACGGGAGCGATCCGCTTGGCGGTCGGCGTTCCCACGCCGCCGATCACCGCGAACACGTCGTTCTCCGCCGCAAACCGCTCGGCGTTGGCGGCGGCCTGCTCGGGTTCATACCCATCGTCCAGCGATAGCAGCCTGAGCGTTCTTCCGTTGATGCCTCCTGCGCGGTTCAGTTCTTCGAATGCCGAAAGGATGCCCGCGCGGTAGTACAGGCCCAGGTTACGGTTGGGACCGGTGAAGCACGCGCTCTGGCCGAACACGATGGTATTGGAGGTTACGCCGGTCTCCGCCCGGACCGGCGATGTGTGCGCCAGCGCAGCGATGACGAGCGCGGCCGCCAGCGACATAAGGCCGTACAGTCTGTTGCCAGGGATCACGCTATTGCTTTGGATCACTTTGGCTCCCTTCGGTACCCGTTTTTTCTTCTTCTTCGCTTTCTTCCTCGTGCATGGTTTCGGCCAGCGCTTTTTTACCGGTCTGACTCGCCTCGTCTATGCTGCTGGTCGTCACGTGACCGTGGCTGAAAATGGACGGCGTGTCGAAAATGAGCGATCGCGGCGCGGCCACCGGCAAATGATCCCGTTCCGAGTTTCGGCTGTGGAACCTTCCATCGATGAGGAATCCATCCCGGTCGATGTTCTCATACCGGTGGATATCCGGTGGAAGCGTCGAGAAAACCGGCCTGTCCAGGGAATCGGGACCGGTAGCGGCCAGGGCGCCCGGAGAGTCGAAAGCCAGGTCGGCGGGCGTCAGTCCCGATCCATCGTCGATGAGATTAACCTCGATATTCGCGTCGTTGCCGGGATTGACCGCCGCCAGGTTCGCCTCGGCGAAGATCGTGCGCATGCGCTGCCAGTACCGGGTGATACCGACCTGGGCCGGCTGCCTTCGGTATTCGGCCAGCAGCCTGGTGAAGGCCCCGGCGCTGCTCTCGGCCTGGAGGACCCGTTCCCGCGCCGTGGCCCGGGCATCCATGATGATCGCTTCCGTCTGCCCTTTCGTCCGGGCGATGAGCTTCTCCCTGCGCTGATTGGCGTTGCTGATGGACTGCATGCGTTCTGAAATGGCGTCATTGACGTCCCGGAACGCTTCCACGGTCTCCTCGATGGGACGGATGTCCACGATGTTCAGGTCGACCAGCTCGATGCCGATGTCGATCGCCTCCAGGCGTCCTGCGAGGTAGTCATGGAGGTGGCGCTCGATGATACTCCGGTTGGACGTCAAGATCAGGTCGATGAAGTTCTGCCCCACGATGTTGACCATTTCCTCCCGCACGATCATGGTCATCAGCATCGTCGGGTCCGTAACCGCGAAGAGGTAGCTTCGCAGGTTATCGATCTTGTACTGCACGGCGACGTCCAGCTCGACCAGGTTCGTGTCGCCGGACAACAAC
This window contains:
- a CDS encoding ABC transporter substrate-binding protein produces the protein MIQSNSVIPGNRLYGLMSLAAALVIAALAHTSPVRAETGVTSNTIVFGQSACFTGPNRNLGLYYRAGILSAFEELNRAGGINGRTLRLLSLDDGYEPEQAAANAERFAAENDVFAVIGGVGTPTAKRIAPVLRSADIPFVGPFTGADFLRNFDRFPNVVNLRAAYLDEVVTMVDYIVNDLGKNRFGVIYQDDSFGRSVLKNFQIALEAHDLPILAKTAHSRNTHAVHAGLFMISKADLDAILIVGSYAANSEIINLSHSLGHDYIVANLSFVLSQELKKMVENRSERILVTEVIPDPNSNSSRIARRFRNALRPEYGQAESVATLVNEVAFEGYILGRYVIDVLERMGGELTREHFLSVALSPEKVMLDDWSLEFPPGTNAGSTYIRLTNLGE
- the hflK gene encoding FtsH protease activity modulator HflK encodes the protein MANENRPLPYSTRVIYALFDAARTFGWNRLFWSLAALAVAGVLASGFYVVKKEEQGVLVRFGKVVDENIGPGIHYCVPFIYETHIRKVKRIVRVPIVSEATMGDTHVTLLSGDTNLVELDVAVQYKIDNLRSYLFAVTDPTMLMTMIVREEMVNIVGQNFIDLILTSNRSIIERHLHDYLAGRLEAIDIGIELVDLNIVDIRPIEETVEAFRDVNDAISERMQSISNANQRREKLIARTKGQTEAIIMDARATARERVLQAESSAGAFTRLLAEYRRQPAQVGITRYWQRMRTIFAEANLAAVNPGNDANIEVNLIDDGSGLTPADLAFDSPGALAATGPDSLDRPVFSTLPPDIHRYENIDRDGFLIDGRFHSRNSERDHLPVAAPRSLIFDTPSIFSHGHVTTSSIDEASQTGKKALAETMHEEESEEEEKTGTEGSQSDPKQ